A window of Deltaproteobacteria bacterium genomic DNA:
CACACGAACGGAATATCAATGACTTACACCGTTCGCCCTGAGCACGCCTGTCCTGAGCTGGTCGAAGGGTCGAAGGGTCGAACGGACTTTTACGACTTCATCAACATATCAGACTTTTCCGCATATTTCTTGCGGAGATCCCCGTTCTCAGTAGATTCCGTTGTACTTGATCCCCGATAAAGGGGCGGCTCAGTTGCCGGGAAAGGCGCTCCTGTCTTCTTGATCGGGATCTTCTCTTCTGATGTTTTCAACGTGGACTTTTTTCACAGGCTGCTATATAATTTTTTGAAATTATCTACACCCCCATTGCCTTGAGAAAAAAGAGAAAATGCAGAGCCGGGACCAGAAAAGACAACCTTCCCTCCGTTCCTTCCGCCGTTATTGGATTGCCGTTCTCGTGCTGCTGCTTCTGTCCGGGGTGACCCTCCTGGCCCGGGGGCATCTCCGGACCGGGGGAACCCTGACCTTCCCCGTCTCCGATTACGTGGTCCTCTTTGCCCTCGGACTGGTGATCGCCATTTTATCCCTCATCCTTCTCCTGATGGTTTTCCGGAACCTGATTAAATACTATTTCGAAGGGAGGAAGACCAAACCCCGTGCCCGAATCAAGACCAAGCTGATCATCGCCTTCGTCGGGTTCTCGCTGGTCCCGTCCGTCCTCCTCTTCACCACGGCCAGTTTCCTCATTACCTCCAGTATCGACAACTGGTTCAACGCCCGTGTCGACCGTTCCCTCCAGGAATCCCTCGACGTCGCCAAGGTCTATTACAAGAACTCGGAACTCAACGCCCTCTATTACGGGCGGCAGATCAGCCAACGGATTACGGACCAACGGCTCCTCAATGAAGGAGCCCTGGATGCCCTGAAGGAACTGATCAACCGGAAGCAGAAGGAGTACAATCTCGGCGTGGTGGAGGTTTTTTCCGCGACCCACGAGGAACTGGTCAAGGCGATGAACCCCAAAGTCCCTTCCACAACCTTTGTCGGGCCCCGTTCCGAGATTATCGAGATCGGTCTGAAAGGAAAGGAAGTCACCGACAGCGAACCGGCCGGCGAGGGGGACATCATCCGGGGGGTCGTTCCGATCCTCTCCTCCTGGAACCGGAAGGATGTGGTCGGTGTCCTCGTCGTCAATTATTATGTTCAAAAGAGCCTGACGGCCAAGATGATGAACATCACCCAGGCCTTCAACGAGTACCGGGATCAGGCGATGCTGAAAAACCCGATCAAGGGGATCTACGTCATGTTTCTCCTCCTGGTCACTCTGGTGATCGTCTTTTCCGCAACCTGGGTGGGGCTCTACCAGGCCCGGAAGATCACCATCCCGATCCAGGGATTAACCGAGGCGACGCACCGGATTGCCGAGGGAGATCTCGATTTCGTCATCGACGTGGAGTCGAAGGATGAAGTGGGAAGTTTGGTCGATTCCTTCAACCAGATGATGAACGATCTGAAGAGCAGCAAAGAGAATCTGGAACGGACCAACGTGGAACTCAAGGTCTCCAATGAGGAACTCGACCGGCGGCGGAGTTACATCGAAACGATCCTCCGCAACATCGATACCGGCGTGATTTCTCTCGACTGGGAAGGAAAGGTGACCACCATCAATCCGGCGGCGGAGCGGATGCTGGCCATCCCCATGGTCCAGGCCCGGGGCAAGGATTACCGCGGGGTGTTTCATTATCCCCAGTTGCTGGAGAGTATCCGGGTGGTGACGACAGGTCACAAAAAGAATTTTCGCCGGGAGTTCCAGCTCCCGACACCGACCCGGACCCTCTTTCTGAAGACCCAGGTGACGGTCCTGGAAGACGATCGGGGAAACTATCTGGGGGCGGTCGTGGTCCTCGACGATTTTTCCGAGCTGGTCCGTGCCCAGAAGGTGGCGGCCTGGCGGGAGGTGGCCCGGAGGATCGCTCATGAGATCAAGAATCCCCTGACCCCGATCCAGCTTTCGGCGCAGCGTCTGCGGCGCAAGCAGGAGAAGAAGTCCGACGATCTCGATGAGGTCCTGCAGGAGTGCACCGCAACGATCATCCGTGAAGTGGATGGGTTAAAACGGCTGGTCAACGAGTTTTCCCAGTTTGCCAAGATGCCCGATGCCCGCCCCACCCCGAACAATCTGCATGAAATCGTTTCCGAGGTCTGTGCCCTCTATGAAGGACACCGGGGGATCGAGCTGGTCCGGGAACTGGACGAGAGTCTTCCCGTGATCCATGTGGATCGGGAACAGCTGCGGCGGGTCCTGATCAACCTGTTGGAGAATGCCGTGGAGGCCATGGACGGCGAGGGGAGGATCCGGATTACGACCCGTTACAATCCGGACCTGCAGATGGCCACCCTCGAGGTCTGTGATGAAGGGATCGGGATTCCTCCGGAAGACAAGGGAAAACTCTTTCTCCCCTATTTCTCCCGGAAGAAATCGGGGACCGGTCTTGGGTTGGCCATCGTTGACCGGATCATCAAGGACCACGGCGGTTACATCCGGGTCAAGGACAATACGCCCCGGGGGACCCGCTTTATCATTGAACTTCCCACGGCGGCGTAGCGAAAGAAAAAAGAGTACGGAAGGAAAATTGCCATGTCGAAAGCACGAATCCTCCTTGTGGATGATGAAATGAGCATTCTGAAGACCTTGACCGATATTCTCGAGGATGAAGGGTTCACCGTGGAGAAGGCTTCCTCCGGCGAAGAGGCCTTGCGGATTTTTCCTGAAGTGGCTCCCGATGTAACCCTTCTCGATGTCTGGCTCCCCGGCATGGACGGGATTGAAGTTTTGAAAAAGATCCGGGAACAGGCGCCCGAGGCACTGGTGATCATGATGTCCGGGCACGGGACGATCGAAACAGCCGTCCGCGCGACGAAGTACGGGGCCTACGATTTTTCCGAAAAGCCCCTTTCCGCCGACAAGCTGATCATTATCATTGAGAATGCCCTTGAAAAGAAGCGGCTGGCCGAGGAGAACCGGAGACTTCGCCGACGTTTTGTCGCGGACTACGAAATCATCGGGGAGTCGGCGGTTATTCGGGAACTCAAGACCCAAATCGAGATCGCCGGTCCGAGCAAGGGCCGGGTGCTGATCTTCGGAGAGAACGGGACCGGCAAGGAACTGATCGCCCGACAGATTCATCTCCACAGCGGACGTTCCGCAAAACCTTTTATCGAAGTCAACTGTGCCGCCATTCCACAGGATCTTATTGAATCGGAACTCTTCGGCCATGAGAAGGGCTCCTTTACCGGTGCCGTGACCCGCCGAAAGGGAAAGTTTGAACAGGCCGACGGCGGCACCCTCTTTTTGGACGAGATCGGAGATATGAGTCTTTCCACCCAGGCTAAGGTGTTGCGGGTCCTCCAGGAACAGACCGTTCAGCGTGTCGGTGGATCGGAGGCCTTTGACGTTGACGTTCGGGTGATTGCGGCGACCAACCGTGACCTGGAAAAGGAAATCCGGGAAGAACGATTCAGGGAGGACCTTTTCTACCGGTTGAATGTTATCCCCTTTCGCGCCCCTCCCCTCCGGGAACGGCGGGAGGATATCCCCCTCCTGGTCCGTCATTTCGTGGAAGAGTACGCCCGGGTAAACGGCGTCAAGCAGAAGTCCTTCCTTGAGGAAGGGATGGAACTCCTCCGGGAATACCACTGGCCGGGAAATGTACGGGAACTGAAGAATATCGTGGAACGGATCATGATCATGGTCCGTAAGGAGACCATCGGGGCGGACGAGATTCCGGCGGGAATCCGTGTGGATGTCGGGCAAGCGGAAGATTCGGGCTACGCGGGAAGCCTCCGGGAGGCCCGCCTTGCTTTCGAAGGGGAGTATATCCGCCGTAAGTTGATCGAAAACGACTGGAATGTCTCAAAAACGGCCAAGGTTCTCCAGATTGAGCGGAGCAATCTCCACCGGAAGATCAAGAGCCTGGGGCTGGAGGAGGACAAATAAGACGGATCGACCGTTTCGATCCATGGATGTTCAGGAGTTGAGGGTCTTTTCCGCGACGGGGACCTCTGCCGTCAATTCCTCGATCAGGTCTTTCACATGAACCAGTTCCTTCACGCGCCAGCCGTTGCTGCCGGAGAAGAAGAGCCCCGTTTTCTGATCTCCCCGGACGGCATCGCTCAATCGGTCGGCAATGCAATAGCCCACCTTCCGGGATTTCTCCCCATGATTGCAGGGGACGATACAGTTTGAAATACACTCGATCTTCGGAGCGGTCCCTTCTTCGATGGTCTTTTGCAGGTGTGAGATTACTCCCCGGGCCGGATAGCCGACGGGGGATTTCATCAATGCAATATCTTCTTTCCCGGCATTGAGGACGACCTGCTTGAATCCGGGGGAGGCATCACACTCGTAGGTTCCAATGAACCGTGTAGCCATCTGGACGCCGGCGGCACCCATCCTGAGAAAACTTTCGATATCGGCCCGGTCCCAGATCCCTCCGGCGGCGATCACCGGGATCTCCCCCCATTTGGCGGCTTCTTCCAGGACTTCCGGCAGGATCTTTTCCAGTGCGTATTGGGGGTCCCGGCACTGTTCCAGGGTGTACCCCTGGTGTCCGCCCGATTTCGGTCCTTCCATGACCACGGCATCGGGAAGACGGTTGTAACGATGCTTCCAGCTTTTGCAGATAATCTTCAGCACCCGGGCCGATGAGACGATCGGCACCAGGGCGATTTCGGGATTTTCCGCATACTCGGGGAGTCTCAGCGGAATCCCGGCCCCGGTGATGATCAGGTCGGCCCCGGCATCGACGGCATCCTTCACGACCCGGCCGTATTCGGTGATGCAATGGAGGATATTGACTCCCACCGCTCCGTTCCCTCCGGCGATTTCCTTGGCACTCTTCACGATTCTAATCAAGGATTCCCGATGGTGCAGGTTGGCTGGTTTGAGGGGCCTTCCTTTCAGCGTCTCGACGAAATCGGGATATCGGTAACCGGTACAGACCCCGGAGATAATGCCGATACAGCCGTTCTTTGCGACGTTTCCGGCGAGATTGTCCCAGGAGATACCGACTCCCATCCCTCCCTGGATAATCGGATAGGGAACCTCGATATTTTTGATCTTCAACGGTGGGAGTTTCAATCAGTCTCCACTTTCGGGTAGGGTTGCCTCAAAGGTGAGCTATTAAATGAAGTCGAAAAGGGCCATGAATATGGTCATTTTTCAGATAGCGGGAAATGCCGGAGAAAAAGATGTTCCATCGGTTCTCCGATCCTCATTCCTTCAGACCTTTTGAAAACAAATAATGCTCTTACCATACAATAATTCAGGGAAACTATACCATAATTATCCCGGTTTTCCAAAGGAAAAATGCCGGGTCTTTCCATTGGCGATTCATCCGGATTGGGCTATAATCCGCTTATGAGGACGGCCGGCTGTCGGCGGGGATCGAAATTATACAACGGCCCATCTGTTTTTACCTGGGGGAAGAAAGGAGAGGCACTTGATAACGGACAAACCACGTAACCCGTTTCCCACGGTGGATCTTATTATTGAGCTGGAAGAAAAGGGGATCGTCCTGATTCAACGGAAGAATCCCCCCCACGGCTGGGCCCTGCCGGGGGGCTTTGTCGATTACGGGGAGTCGCTGGAGACGGCGGCGGTCCGCGAAGCAAAAGAGGAGACCGGACTCGATGTGACCCTGATCCGGCAGTTTCACTCCTACTCCGATCCGGCCCGGGATCCCCGGCAGCATAATATTTCCACCGTATTTATTGCGAAAGCTGAAGGGACCCCGAAAGCGGCCGATGATGCGAAGGAAACGGGGACCTTTACGAGGAAGACCCTGCCGGGAAAACTGGCTTTTGATCATGGACGGATATTGGAGGACTACTTTACGGGGCGCTACTGAGTAAACTCCAACAAGCACTTCAAAAGAAATTTACCACGGAACACACGGAGAAAAATAAATCATAGGAAGAACAAAATCAAAGGCGAAAAGCAATCACCGCAGAGTCGCGGAGGTCGCAGAGAAAAGCAAAACATGAAAAAGGCATTTTATGCATCTTTATTTTTCGTTGTTCAGGGACCGGATATAGTTGATTACGTTCCATCGGTCCTCTTCGGAGGTCGTTGTTTTCCAGGCAGGCATGGCGCCCCGTCCTCTGGAGATCTTGTAGAAGATATCTCCATCCGGATGCATGCGGACCATCCAGCCGGTCAGGTCCGCCGGTTTGGGGTTGAGGCTGTCGGCCAGGGCGCCTGTTCCCTTTGCGTCCTTCCCGTGACAGATGATGCACCGTTGTTCGAAGATCGTTTTTCCCTTTGCGATGGAGTTCTTTGTTGCCTTCACGGGGTTGATCTTTTCCGCCGCTTCGGCCGGGGCCATCCAGTGGGACTCTCCCATCATGTGGTGATCTTCCTGTCCTTCACTTTTGTTTCCTTCCATTTCCATCTCATGGTGTTCCTCCTGATCCGTTTTATTTTCTTCGTGTTTCATCTTCATGCCGTGATGGGAGTCTTCCTTTGTTTTTTTGATGTATTTTGCAGGATCCTGTTCAAAGGCCTTCCGGTCGGCATCGCCGCAGAAGTAGTAGGTCTTCCCTTCGTATTCCATCTTGCCCCCGGCCGCCGTTTCGGGGTTAATCTTCATCCCGCAGACCGGGTCTGTCACGGTCTTGCCCATTGTTTTCTCCATCATCCCTTTCATGTTGTGTCCCTTCATTCCCTGCATCCCCCCTTCTTCCGCGGGGAGGAGGGTGCAAAAAGAGAGGGCCATAAGAATGGATAGGATTCCGGATAAGATCAGACTCTGCTTTTTCATTTTTGCCTCCTTGTTTGGTTTTCCTGTTCTCAATTTTTAATTTTCAATCCCTAATTCCCGATTTTCGGTTCCGGGCCCCGAGTTCCCTGTCCCCGCCAGATGGCATAGATGGCGGGAATGACGATGAGGGTCAGGACCGTGGAGGTGACCATCCCGCCGATCATGGGGGCGGCGATTCGCCGCATGGTGTCGGCTCCGGCTCCATGCCCCCAGAAGAGCGGGAAGAGTCCGGCCATGATCGCCATGACCGTCATCATCTTGGGACGGACCCGCTCCACGGCGCCGCTCATGACGGCGCTGTAGAGGTCGGTGAGGGAGAGGGGGCCGCCTTTTTCATGCAATTTTTCCTCATAGGCCTGATCGAGGTAGATCAGCATGACCACCCCCGTCTCCGCCGCCACACCGGCCAGGGCGATAAAGCCGACCCCGACGGCAATACTCATATTATAGTGCAGCAAATGGAGGAACCAGACCCCCCCGACGATGGCGAAGGGGAGAGAGAGCATGACGATCAGACTCTCCGGCACGTTCCGGAAGTTCAGGTAGAGCAGAAGGAAGATGATCAGAAGCGTCACGGGGATCACAACCTTGAGGCGCTGATTGGCGCGTTCCATGTATTCGTACTGGCCCGACCAGACGATGCTGTATCCGGGCGGCAGTGAGACCTCTTCACGAATGACCTTCTGCGCGTTTTTTACATAGGTTGCCACGTCACTGCTCTTTAAGTCCACATAAATCCAGGCCGTGCGCCGGGAGTTTTCGCTTTTGATCGAAGGCGGTCCCTGGTGAATCGAGATATCCGCCAACTGGGTGATGGGGACCTGTGCCCCTTGGGGGGTGGGGACCAGTATCCTTCTCAGTTGCTGCAGGGAGTTCCGGAATCCTCTGCCGTAACGGAGGTTGACGGGATAGCGTTCCAGCCCTTCCACTGTCTCCGTGATGTTCATCCCACCCACGGCGGACTGGATCACATCCTCGACATCTCCTACGGTTAACCCGTAACGGGCCGCCTCCTTCCTCCGGATCTTATAGTCGAAGTAGTAACCGCCTACGACACGTTCCGAGTAGGCCGAGAGGGTCCCCGGCAGTTTGCGGACGATTGCCTCGATCTTCTTTCCCAGGTCGGAGAGAACCGAGAGATCATCACCCATGATCTTGATCCCCACGGGGGTCTTGATTCCGGTGGAGAGCATGTCGATCCGGGTTTTGATCGGCATGGTCCAGGCATTGGTGACACCGGGGAACCGGATCGCCTGGTTGAGCTTGTGAATCAGTTCCTTGACCGTGATCGTCCGTTCCTCGGGCCAGATCTTGGCAAGCGGTTTCTTGAGGAAACCGGGCCAGGATGAAAACCACCGTTTTACCGGGATCTTCCGCCACTGGTCTTCCGGCTTCAGCATGATCGTGGTCTCCAGCATGGACAGCGGTGCCGGGTCGGTTGCGGTATCGGCCCGGCCGATCTTCCCGAAGACATGATGGACCTCGGGAAAGGTTTTAATGATCTTGTCGGTCTGTTGCAACAGTTCCTTGGCCTTGGTAATTGAGATCCCCGGCAGGGTCGTCGGCATGTAGAGGAGGTCCCCTTCGTAAAGGGGAGGCATGAACTCCCCGCCGATCTTCTCGAGCGGAAAGAGGGTATCGACCTTTTCCAGAACGGACTTCAGGAAAGGATTGTGCACCTTCTGCACCACGAGCCGGTTGAAAGGGAGCAGTGTCAGGATACAGAGAAGGGCGAGGAGAATCGTCGTCTTCCGGTACTTTAAAACCTTTGTGATGATCGGCCGATAGATCCAGATCAGAAAACGGTTCACCGGGTTTTTCTCTTCTTTTGCGACCTTTTGGGGCCAGAGGACGATAAAGATGATCGCGGCCGTGATCCCCGCGATGGGAAGGCTGAAGGCAGCGAGACCGCCCGTAAAAAGTTTCAGAACTCCCCACAGGAACAGGAAGGAGAGACCTCCTGCAAGGAGCGAAACGACCCGCTGTTTTCGTGTCGTCCAGTGGGACGGCAGGAGAGTCGTCCGGACAAAGTACCCCATCATCACCGGAACCAGGGTCACGGAGAGAAGAGCGGCCGCCGCCATGGAGTAGGTCTTGGTGAAGGCGAGCGGTTTGAAAAGTCTTCCCTCCTGGGCCTGGAGGGTAAAAATCGGGAGGAAGGAGAGGGTAATGATCAAAAGAGAGAAGAAAAGGGCCGGCCCCACCTGTTTCGATGCGTCGAGGATAATCTCCCAGTGATCTTTCTTCCCTTCGTCCCGTTCCAGGTGCTTGTGGGCGTTTTCGATCATGACGATGGCCGCATCGATCATCGCCCCGATGGCGATTGCGATTCCTCCCAGAGACATGATATTGGCATTCAGTCCTTGTCGGGACATGACGATGAAGGCCATCAGGATTCCGACCGGGAGCGTAAAGATTGCAACGAAGGCGGAACGGAAATGGAGGAGAAAAATAATACAGACCAGGGCCACGACGATCGATTCCTCCACCAGTTTTTCCTTGAGAGTATCGACCGCCCGCTGGATCAGGCCGGAGCGATCATAAACCGGGACGATTTCCACGCCTTTGGGAAGTCCTGCCTTCAACTCGGCCAGTTTCTTTTTTACGCGGTTGATTGTGGCCAAGGCGTTCTCGCCGTACCGCATGATGACGACCCCGCCGGCTGTTTCCCCCTCTCCGTTCAGTTCGGCGATTCCCCGTCTCAGTTCCGGGCCGAGGTGTACGTCCGCGATATTCCGGATCAGGACGGGGGTCCCGTTCTTGTCCGCGCCGACGGGGATGTTTTTGACATCCTCAATGGAATGTATATAACCCAGCCCGCGGACCATGTATTCGGTTTCGGCCATCTCGATCAACCGTCCCCCCACATCATTATTGGAGCGCTGTATGGCCTTTTTCACCTTGGAGAGGGGAATATTGTAGGCCAGGAGTTTGTTCGGGTCGACCTCCACCTGATACTGTTTGACATACCCCCCGATGGAGGCGACCTCGGAGACACCGGGTACGGCGGCCAACTGATACCGGAGATACCAGTCCTGGATGCTGCGAAGTTTGGCCAAGTCATTCCGGCCTGTCTTGTCAACCAGGGCATATTCGTAGACCCACCCCACGCCGGTGGCATCGGGGCCGAGAGAGGGGGTGACCCCCGGCGGAAGTCTCTTGGCCGCATAATTCAGGTATT
This region includes:
- a CDS encoding HAMP domain-containing protein → MQSRDQKRQPSLRSFRRYWIAVLVLLLLSGVTLLARGHLRTGGTLTFPVSDYVVLFALGLVIAILSLILLLMVFRNLIKYYFEGRKTKPRARIKTKLIIAFVGFSLVPSVLLFTTASFLITSSIDNWFNARVDRSLQESLDVAKVYYKNSELNALYYGRQISQRITDQRLLNEGALDALKELINRKQKEYNLGVVEVFSATHEELVKAMNPKVPSTTFVGPRSEIIEIGLKGKEVTDSEPAGEGDIIRGVVPILSSWNRKDVVGVLVVNYYVQKSLTAKMMNITQAFNEYRDQAMLKNPIKGIYVMFLLLVTLVIVFSATWVGLYQARKITIPIQGLTEATHRIAEGDLDFVIDVESKDEVGSLVDSFNQMMNDLKSSKENLERTNVELKVSNEELDRRRSYIETILRNIDTGVISLDWEGKVTTINPAAERMLAIPMVQARGKDYRGVFHYPQLLESIRVVTTGHKKNFRREFQLPTPTRTLFLKTQVTVLEDDRGNYLGAVVVLDDFSELVRAQKVAAWREVARRIAHEIKNPLTPIQLSAQRLRRKQEKKSDDLDEVLQECTATIIREVDGLKRLVNEFSQFAKMPDARPTPNNLHEIVSEVCALYEGHRGIELVRELDESLPVIHVDREQLRRVLINLLENAVEAMDGEGRIRITTRYNPDLQMATLEVCDEGIGIPPEDKGKLFLPYFSRKKSGTGLGLAIVDRIIKDHGGYIRVKDNTPRGTRFIIELPTAA
- a CDS encoding sigma-54-dependent Fis family transcriptional regulator encodes the protein MSKARILLVDDEMSILKTLTDILEDEGFTVEKASSGEEALRIFPEVAPDVTLLDVWLPGMDGIEVLKKIREQAPEALVIMMSGHGTIETAVRATKYGAYDFSEKPLSADKLIIIIENALEKKRLAEENRRLRRRFVADYEIIGESAVIRELKTQIEIAGPSKGRVLIFGENGTGKELIARQIHLHSGRSAKPFIEVNCAAIPQDLIESELFGHEKGSFTGAVTRRKGKFEQADGGTLFLDEIGDMSLSTQAKVLRVLQEQTVQRVGGSEAFDVDVRVIAATNRDLEKEIREERFREDLFYRLNVIPFRAPPLRERREDIPLLVRHFVEEYARVNGVKQKSFLEEGMELLREYHWPGNVRELKNIVERIMIMVRKETIGADEIPAGIRVDVGQAEDSGYAGSLREARLAFEGEYIRRKLIENDWNVSKTAKVLQIERSNLHRKIKSLGLEEDK
- a CDS encoding nitronate monooxygenase, giving the protein MKLPPLKIKNIEVPYPIIQGGMGVGISWDNLAGNVAKNGCIGIISGVCTGYRYPDFVETLKGRPLKPANLHHRESLIRIVKSAKEIAGGNGAVGVNILHCITEYGRVVKDAVDAGADLIITGAGIPLRLPEYAENPEIALVPIVSSARVLKIICKSWKHRYNRLPDAVVMEGPKSGGHQGYTLEQCRDPQYALEKILPEVLEEAAKWGEIPVIAAGGIWDRADIESFLRMGAAGVQMATRFIGTYECDASPGFKQVVLNAGKEDIALMKSPVGYPARGVISHLQKTIEEGTAPKIECISNCIVPCNHGEKSRKVGYCIADRLSDAVRGDQKTGLFFSGSNGWRVKELVHVKDLIEELTAEVPVAEKTLNS
- a CDS encoding NUDIX hydrolase, with translation MTDKPRNPFPTVDLIIELEEKGIVLIQRKNPPHGWALPGGFVDYGESLETAAVREAKEETGLDVTLIRQFHSYSDPARDPRQHNISTVFIAKAEGTPKAADDAKETGTFTRKTLPGKLAFDHGRILEDYFTGRY
- a CDS encoding YHS domain-containing protein; this translates as MKKQSLILSGILSILMALSFCTLLPAEEGGMQGMKGHNMKGMMEKTMGKTVTDPVCGMKINPETAAGGKMEYEGKTYYFCGDADRKAFEQDPAKYIKKTKEDSHHGMKMKHEENKTDQEEHHEMEMEGNKSEGQEDHHMMGESHWMAPAEAAEKINPVKATKNSIAKGKTIFEQRCIICHGKDAKGTGALADSLNPKPADLTGWMVRMHPDGDIFYKISRGRGAMPAWKTTTSEEDRWNVINYIRSLNNEK
- a CDS encoding efflux RND transporter permease subunit — protein: MLEKIIELSIKNRFLVILGTAFILFWGAYTMTKIPLDAIPDLSDVQVIVFTKYPGQAPQVVEDQVTYPLTTAMLAVPYAKVVRGYSFFGFSFVYIIFEDGTDLYWARSRVLEYLNYAAKRLPPGVTPSLGPDATGVGWVYEYALVDKTGRNDLAKLRSIQDWYLRYQLAAVPGVSEVASIGGYVKQYQVEVDPNKLLAYNIPLSKVKKAIQRSNNDVGGRLIEMAETEYMVRGLGYIHSIEDVKNIPVGADKNGTPVLIRNIADVHLGPELRRGIAELNGEGETAGGVVIMRYGENALATINRVKKKLAELKAGLPKGVEIVPVYDRSGLIQRAVDTLKEKLVEESIVVALVCIIFLLHFRSAFVAIFTLPVGILMAFIVMSRQGLNANIMSLGGIAIAIGAMIDAAIVMIENAHKHLERDEGKKDHWEIILDASKQVGPALFFSLLIITLSFLPIFTLQAQEGRLFKPLAFTKTYSMAAAALLSVTLVPVMMGYFVRTTLLPSHWTTRKQRVVSLLAGGLSFLFLWGVLKLFTGGLAAFSLPIAGITAAIIFIVLWPQKVAKEEKNPVNRFLIWIYRPIITKVLKYRKTTILLALLCILTLLPFNRLVVQKVHNPFLKSVLEKVDTLFPLEKIGGEFMPPLYEGDLLYMPTTLPGISITKAKELLQQTDKIIKTFPEVHHVFGKIGRADTATDPAPLSMLETTIMLKPEDQWRKIPVKRWFSSWPGFLKKPLAKIWPEERTITVKELIHKLNQAIRFPGVTNAWTMPIKTRIDMLSTGIKTPVGIKIMGDDLSVLSDLGKKIEAIVRKLPGTLSAYSERVVGGYYFDYKIRRKEAARYGLTVGDVEDVIQSAVGGMNITETVEGLERYPVNLRYGRGFRNSLQQLRRILVPTPQGAQVPITQLADISIHQGPPSIKSENSRRTAWIYVDLKSSDVATYVKNAQKVIREEVSLPPGYSIVWSGQYEYMERANQRLKVVIPVTLLIIFLLLYLNFRNVPESLIVMLSLPFAIVGGVWFLHLLHYNMSIAVGVGFIALAGVAAETGVVMLIYLDQAYEEKLHEKGGPLSLTDLYSAVMSGAVERVRPKMMTVMAIMAGLFPLFWGHGAGADTMRRIAAPMIGGMVTSTVLTLIVIPAIYAIWRGQGTRGPEPKIGN